From Pulveribacter suum, a single genomic window includes:
- a CDS encoding protein-L-isoaspartate(D-aspartate) O-methyltransferase, translating to MQPRRPGFPARLDGPAPRPAPASAVRAPRPPVPLGVGLDSAAVRARMVQRLAAGGIASPLVLQAMGGVERHRFVDTALANQAYEDTSLPIGMAQTISKPSVVARMVELLLGAECAREQGLGRVLEIGTGCGYQAAVLARVAREVYTIERLRPLHEKAREHLRPLRLANVHLILGDGMLGFSGGAPYTGIIAAAGGDSLPPAWCEQLAVGGRLVAPVNAGGRQTLVVIDRTAQGFKQAVLENVNFVPLKSGIA from the coding sequence ATGCAGCCGCGCCGGCCAGGCTTTCCCGCGCGCCTGGACGGGCCGGCGCCCAGGCCTGCCCCTGCCTCGGCGGTGCGGGCGCCGCGCCCGCCCGTGCCGCTGGGCGTGGGCCTTGACTCTGCTGCGGTGCGTGCACGCATGGTGCAGCGCCTGGCCGCGGGCGGTATCGCGTCGCCCTTGGTGCTGCAGGCGATGGGGGGCGTGGAGCGGCACCGTTTCGTCGATACGGCTCTGGCCAACCAGGCCTATGAGGACACCAGCCTGCCCATCGGCATGGCGCAAACCATCTCCAAGCCCAGTGTGGTGGCGCGCATGGTGGAGCTGCTGCTGGGCGCTGAATGCGCGCGCGAGCAGGGCCTGGGGCGCGTGCTGGAGATCGGCACCGGCTGCGGCTACCAGGCGGCAGTGCTGGCGCGGGTGGCCCGTGAGGTCTACACCATCGAGCGGCTGCGCCCGCTGCATGAGAAGGCGCGCGAACACCTGCGCCCCTTGCGGCTGGCCAATGTGCACCTGATCCTGGGCGACGGCATGCTGGGCTTTTCGGGTGGCGCACCCTACACCGGCATCATCGCCGCTGCTGGTGGCGACAGCCTGCCGCCGGCGTGGTGTGAGCAGCTGGCCGTGGGAGGCCGGTTGGTGGCACCCGTGAACGCCGGTGGTCGCCAGACCTTGGTGGTGATAGACAGGACAGCGCAGGGTTTCAAGCAGGCTGTGCTGGAGAACGTGAACTTCGTCCCTCTAAAATCAGGGATTGCGTGA
- a CDS encoding peptidoglycan DD-metalloendopeptidase family protein — protein MFGLRARETLGPALLAAALALAGCGTPVNRAPVEDRGTFAGTSGAPGAPGVELPDPKSLPGAENAGKPGYYTVRAGDTLIRIGLETGQSWKDIARWNNLENANLIEVGQVLRVVAPTVTTAASTVASDTGVVTRPIAPQGVAAGAAPSAAKPGASAPVPVASAPAPGPAPATPPAAAGSEDLNFIWPSSGTLLAGFDEARNKGLDISGKAGDPVLAAADGRVVYAGAGLRGYGNLVILKHNNTYLTAYAHNQALLVKEDQNVRRGQKIAEMGSTDADRVKLHFEIRRQGKPVDPARYLPSR, from the coding sequence ATGTTCGGATTGCGTGCTCGTGAAACACTGGGGCCAGCCCTGCTGGCTGCTGCCTTGGCTTTGGCTGGATGCGGCACGCCCGTCAACCGGGCACCGGTGGAAGATCGCGGGACCTTTGCCGGCACCAGCGGCGCGCCGGGTGCACCCGGCGTGGAGCTGCCTGACCCGAAGAGTCTGCCGGGCGCCGAAAACGCCGGCAAGCCTGGCTACTACACCGTGCGCGCCGGCGACACCCTGATCCGCATCGGGCTGGAAACCGGTCAGAGCTGGAAAGACATCGCCCGCTGGAACAACCTGGAAAACGCCAACCTGATCGAGGTCGGCCAGGTGCTGCGGGTGGTGGCGCCCACGGTCACTACGGCTGCCTCCACCGTTGCTTCGGACACGGGTGTGGTCACCCGCCCCATTGCCCCGCAGGGCGTGGCGGCCGGTGCGGCACCAAGCGCCGCAAAACCGGGCGCTTCTGCGCCCGTGCCGGTTGCTTCGGCGCCGGCTCCGGGACCCGCCCCGGCCACCCCGCCGGCTGCGGCGGGCAGCGAAGACCTGAACTTCATCTGGCCGTCCTCCGGTACGCTGCTTGCCGGGTTCGACGAGGCGCGCAACAAGGGGCTGGACATCAGCGGCAAAGCAGGAGACCCGGTACTGGCGGCTGCCGACGGCCGGGTGGTGTATGCCGGCGCTGGCCTGCGCGGCTACGGCAACCTGGTCATCCTCAAGCACAACAATACCTATCTGACGGCTTATGCGCACAACCAGGCGCTGCTGGTCAAGGAAGACCAGAACGTGCGCCGCGGCCAGAAGATCGCCGAGATGGGCAGCACCGATGCAGACCGCGTCAAGCTGCACTTCGAGATCCGCCGCCAGGGCAAGCCGGTCGATCCGGCGCGCTATCTGCCCTCGCGTTGA
- a CDS encoding RluA family pseudouridine synthase, translating to MNASALEAPGAEDDEAPDASCELREATVPAALHQHRLDKALAQLVPEFSRSYLQQLLAQGAVTVDGQTAGKPAQKVHAASRVVVEMRPTQQSQAFKPENLPLDVVHEDEHLLVVNKPAGLVVHPAPGNWSGTLLNALLGRDAQAAQVPRAGIVHRLDKDTSGLMVVARSRAAMDALVRMIAAREVSRQYLALGWGAWRGPAQRRVEAAIGRDPRQRLRMAVVDLALHPGKPARTDFQLLDGTEQACLVRCTLHTGRTHQIRVHMASLGHPLVGDGLYGGAAGAGLQRQALHAYRLAFMHPMTGQALECLAEPPPDMGAACEMWGLRYNALPGAA from the coding sequence TTGAACGCTTCGGCATTGGAGGCGCCAGGCGCCGAGGACGACGAGGCGCCTGATGCCTCCTGCGAACTGCGCGAGGCCACGGTCCCTGCCGCGCTGCACCAGCATCGGCTGGACAAGGCCCTGGCGCAGCTGGTGCCCGAGTTCTCGCGCAGCTATCTGCAGCAGCTGCTGGCCCAGGGTGCGGTGACGGTCGATGGCCAGACGGCCGGCAAGCCGGCGCAGAAAGTGCACGCCGCCAGCCGCGTAGTGGTGGAGATGCGGCCGACGCAGCAAAGCCAGGCGTTCAAACCGGAGAATCTGCCGCTGGATGTGGTGCATGAAGACGAGCACCTGCTGGTGGTGAACAAGCCCGCCGGGCTGGTGGTGCACCCGGCGCCCGGCAACTGGAGCGGCACGCTGCTCAATGCCCTGCTGGGGCGTGACGCGCAGGCGGCGCAGGTGCCGCGCGCCGGCATCGTGCACCGGCTGGACAAGGACACCAGCGGCCTGATGGTGGTGGCTCGCAGCCGCGCAGCCATGGACGCGTTGGTCCGCATGATTGCTGCCCGCGAAGTGAGCAGGCAGTACCTGGCTCTGGGCTGGGGCGCCTGGCGCGGCCCCGCACAGCGGCGCGTGGAGGCGGCAATCGGCCGTGATCCGCGCCAGCGCCTGCGCATGGCCGTGGTCGATCTGGCGCTGCACCCGGGCAAGCCGGCGCGCACGGATTTCCAGCTGCTCGATGGCACGGAGCAAGCCTGTCTGGTGCGCTGCACCCTGCACACGGGGCGCACGCACCAGATCCGCGTGCATATGGCATCGCTGGGCCATCCCCTGGTGGGCGACGGCCTGTATGGCGGCGCGGCTGGCGCAGGGCTGCAGCGTCAGGCCCTGCACGCCTACCGCCTGGCGTTCATGCACCCCATGACGGGGCAGGCGCTGGAATGCCTGGCAGAGCCTCCGCCGGACATGGGTGCAGCCTGTGAAATGTGGGGCCTGCGCTACAATGCTCTCCCTGGCGCCGCGTAG
- the scpB gene encoding SMC-Scp complex subunit ScpB, with the protein MNSVDAKRVLETALICAAQPVSLRELRTLFDDALSADTIKGLLGQLQQEWATRGVELVAVASGWRLQSRPEMRDYLDRLHPEKPPRYTRAALETLAIIAYRQPVTRGDIEDIRGVTVNSLIIKQLEDRGWVEAIGHRETVGRPALLATTRQFLDDLGLQSLDQLPVMEEAPSQRDMLQALAERASSGSLQDAPTEQPIPAAEAANTRESDACPGAARETDL; encoded by the coding sequence ATGAATTCAGTGGATGCCAAACGGGTTCTTGAGACTGCGCTGATCTGCGCCGCACAGCCCGTATCCCTGCGTGAATTGCGCACCCTGTTCGATGATGCGCTGAGCGCCGACACGATCAAAGGCTTGCTGGGGCAGTTGCAGCAGGAGTGGGCAACGCGGGGCGTGGAGCTGGTGGCCGTGGCCAGCGGGTGGCGCTTGCAGAGCCGTCCGGAGATGCGTGACTACCTGGACCGGCTGCACCCGGAAAAGCCCCCGCGCTATACGCGCGCGGCGCTGGAGACGCTGGCGATCATCGCCTACCGCCAGCCCGTGACGCGTGGCGACATCGAGGACATCCGGGGCGTCACGGTCAACAGCCTGATCATCAAGCAGCTTGAAGACCGGGGTTGGGTGGAGGCCATCGGGCACCGCGAAACGGTGGGCCGCCCGGCGCTGCTGGCCACGACGCGGCAGTTCCTGGACGACCTGGGCCTGCAGTCGCTCGACCAGCTGCCTGTCATGGAGGAAGCGCCCAGCCAGCGGGACATGCTGCAGGCGCTGGCCGAACGGGCGTCCTCTGGCAGCCTGCAGGATGCACCCACCGAACAACCCATACCGGCAGCCGAGGCTGCCAACACCCGCGAAAGCGATGCCTGCCCTGGCGCAGCGAGGGAAACCGACTTATGA
- a CDS encoding pseudouridine synthase, with protein MNKPDRRPRKAQPQSSPRPQRGPRRPAAPAVGAAELPQELPAVQEQADGYQFADVVSGQLDHDEGDAQLAPAKRVLQPRAESPKLHKVLAQAGMGSRLEMEQLILQGRISVNNEPAHVGQRVQFGDQIKVNGKPLRMRIEPPPTRVIAYHKPVGEVVTHDDPQNRPTVFRKLPRLMQGKWQSVGRLDLNTEGLLLLTSSGELANRLMHPRFGLEREYAVRVLGALSAEERQRLLDGVALEDGVATFGSIEEGGGEGVNCWYRVTISEGRNREVRRMFEAVGHAVSRLIRIRYGAMLLPRGLKRGAWVELDDRDINALMRAVGAEPAAPRGPQAPAGGRGGRTPDRPRSPRSDAPPSGTQPDPLKTSVGYIGADSLARQRQQQKQRGRGGQRRGGR; from the coding sequence ATGAACAAACCCGACAGGCGCCCCCGCAAGGCGCAACCGCAAAGCAGCCCCCGTCCCCAGCGCGGCCCCCGGCGCCCCGCTGCCCCTGCCGTGGGCGCGGCGGAGCTGCCGCAGGAATTGCCGGCAGTACAAGAGCAGGCCGACGGCTACCAGTTCGCCGACGTGGTGTCCGGGCAGCTGGACCATGACGAGGGCGATGCCCAGCTGGCGCCCGCCAAGCGGGTGCTCCAGCCCCGCGCCGAAAGTCCCAAGCTGCACAAGGTGCTGGCCCAGGCCGGCATGGGTTCGCGCCTGGAGATGGAGCAGCTGATCCTGCAAGGGCGCATCTCCGTCAACAACGAGCCTGCCCACGTGGGCCAGCGTGTCCAGTTCGGCGACCAGATCAAGGTCAACGGCAAGCCCCTGCGCATGCGCATCGAGCCGCCGCCGACGCGGGTGATCGCCTATCACAAGCCCGTGGGCGAAGTGGTCACCCACGACGATCCGCAAAACCGCCCCACGGTGTTTCGCAAGCTGCCGCGCCTGATGCAGGGCAAGTGGCAATCCGTGGGCCGGCTGGACCTCAACACCGAAGGCCTGCTGCTGCTTACCAGCTCGGGCGAACTGGCCAACCGCCTCATGCACCCGCGTTTCGGCCTGGAACGCGAATACGCCGTGCGTGTGCTGGGCGCGCTGTCGGCCGAGGAGCGGCAGCGCTTGCTTGACGGCGTCGCCCTGGAAGATGGCGTGGCGACCTTCGGCTCCATCGAGGAGGGCGGGGGCGAAGGTGTCAACTGCTGGTACCGCGTCACCATCTCTGAAGGACGCAACCGCGAGGTGCGGCGCATGTTCGAGGCAGTGGGCCACGCCGTCAGCCGGCTGATTCGCATCCGCTACGGCGCCATGCTGCTGCCGCGCGGGCTCAAGCGCGGCGCCTGGGTGGAACTGGACGACCGCGACATCAACGCGCTGATGCGCGCAGTGGGGGCAGAGCCTGCTGCGCCACGCGGCCCGCAGGCACCGGCGGGCGGCCGCGGCGGACGAACGCCCGACCGGCCGAGGTCGCCGCGCAGCGACGCGCCACCTTCCGGCACCCAGCCGGATCCCCTGAAGACTTCTGTGGGCTACATCGGCGCCGACAGCCTGGCCCGCCAGCGCCAGCAGCAAAAACAGCGCGGCCGTGGTGGGCAGCGACGCGGCGGCCGGTAA
- the ndk gene encoding nucleoside-diphosphate kinase, with the protein MAIERTLSIIKPDAVAKNVIGQIYARFEAAGLKIAAARMIHLSRAEAEQFYAVHKERPFFKDLVDFMISGPVMVQVLEGENAILKNRELMGATDPKKAASGTIRADFADSIDANAVHGSDAAETAQAEISLFFPGLSVYAR; encoded by the coding sequence ATGGCTATCGAACGTACCCTGTCCATCATCAAGCCCGACGCCGTCGCCAAGAACGTCATCGGCCAGATCTACGCCCGCTTCGAAGCTGCCGGCCTGAAGATCGCCGCCGCCCGCATGATCCACCTGTCGCGCGCCGAAGCCGAGCAGTTCTATGCCGTGCACAAAGAGCGCCCCTTCTTCAAGGACCTGGTGGACTTCATGATCTCCGGCCCGGTAATGGTTCAGGTGCTGGAAGGGGAAAACGCCATCCTGAAGAACCGCGAACTGATGGGCGCTACCGACCCCAAGAAGGCCGCCTCCGGCACCATTCGCGCCGACTTCGCTGACAGCATCGACGCCAACGCCGTGCATGGCTCCGACGCCGCCGAGACGGCCCAGGCCGAAATCTCGCTGTTCTTCCCCGGCCTGAGCGTCTACGCACGCTGA
- the rlmN gene encoding 23S rRNA (adenine(2503)-C(2))-methyltransferase RlmN, which yields MSTNLLDLDLAAVAAFCEQLGEKRFRATQLYRWIHQRGASDFDQMSDLAKSLREKLKGCAHVSALPILSEHVSADGTVKWLFDVGGGNAVETVFIPEDDRGTLCISSQAGCAVGCRFCSTGHQGFSRNLTTGEIVAQLWFAEHTLRERRGGGERVISNVVMMGMGEPLQNYSALVPALRTMLDDHGYGLSRRRVTVSTSGVVPMIDRLAQDCPVALAVSLHAPGDALRDTLVPLNRKYPLAELLAACGRYLEHAPRDFITFEYCMLEGVNDQPEHARELIALVNGSAGERVPCKFNLIPFNPFPASGLRRSSNAAVAAFAKLLSDAGIVTTVRKTRGDDIDAACGQLAGDVKDRTKVGERMAKLRTIPIQPVP from the coding sequence ATGAGTACCAACCTTCTTGATCTGGACCTCGCCGCCGTTGCCGCGTTTTGCGAGCAACTGGGCGAGAAGCGCTTTCGGGCCACCCAGCTGTATCGCTGGATCCACCAGCGCGGCGCGAGCGACTTCGACCAGATGAGCGATCTGGCCAAGTCGCTGCGCGAAAAACTCAAGGGCTGCGCGCACGTGAGCGCGCTGCCCATCCTCAGTGAGCACGTCTCGGCCGACGGCACCGTCAAGTGGCTGTTCGACGTGGGGGGCGGCAATGCCGTGGAGACCGTCTTCATCCCTGAAGACGACCGCGGCACGTTGTGCATTTCCTCCCAGGCCGGCTGCGCCGTGGGCTGCCGCTTTTGCTCCACCGGCCATCAGGGCTTCAGCCGCAACCTGACCACCGGCGAGATCGTCGCCCAGCTGTGGTTTGCCGAGCACACGCTGCGGGAGCGCCGCGGCGGGGGCGAGCGGGTGATTTCCAACGTCGTCATGATGGGCATGGGCGAGCCGCTGCAGAACTACTCGGCCCTGGTGCCGGCGCTGCGCACCATGTTGGACGACCATGGTTACGGCCTGTCGCGCCGCCGCGTCACCGTCTCCACGTCCGGCGTGGTGCCCATGATCGACCGGCTGGCGCAGGACTGCCCCGTGGCGCTGGCGGTGTCGCTGCATGCCCCGGGTGATGCGCTGCGCGACACGCTGGTGCCTTTGAATCGCAAGTACCCGCTGGCCGAACTGCTGGCTGCCTGCGGGCGCTACCTGGAGCACGCGCCGCGCGACTTCATCACTTTCGAGTACTGCATGCTCGAGGGCGTGAACGATCAGCCTGAGCATGCGCGCGAACTCATTGCACTGGTGAACGGCAGCGCCGGCGAGCGCGTGCCGTGCAAGTTCAACCTGATTCCGTTCAATCCGTTCCCGGCATCGGGCCTGCGCCGCTCCAGCAATGCCGCAGTGGCGGCTTTCGCCAAGCTGCTCAGCGATGCCGGCATCGTCACCACCGTGCGCAAGACGCGGGGCGACGACATCGACGCCGCCTGTGGCCAATTGGCCGGCGATGTCAAGGACCGCACCAAGGTGGGCGAGCGCATGGCCAAACTGCGCACCATTCCCATCCAGCCGGTGCCGTGA
- the pilW gene encoding type IV pilus biogenesis/stability protein PilW, whose product MNIRNNASAAAQRWPLGAAACLLGLAAMLAGCASPAGDGDAGASESTSVHGETEARRRARIRLELATSYLQRGQAQVALDEVRQALAADPAYADAYHLRGLVFMAMGDLAQAEDSLKRALGMKPSDPDILHNLGWLQCQRQQYAQADQLFERALAVPAYAGRSKTLMSQGMCYQRAGRPEQAEQTLLRAYEIDAGNPVVGYHLASLMLARGEMARAQFYIRRVNNGEFANAESLWLGVKIERQLRDLAAMRQLSEQLRKRFPDAKETRSLDRGAFDE is encoded by the coding sequence ATGAACATACGCAACAACGCCAGCGCCGCCGCGCAGCGCTGGCCCCTTGGGGCTGCGGCCTGCCTGCTGGGCCTGGCGGCCATGCTGGCGGGCTGCGCCAGCCCGGCGGGCGATGGGGATGCAGGCGCCAGCGAGAGCACCAGCGTCCATGGCGAGACCGAGGCCCGCCGGCGCGCGCGCATTCGCCTGGAGCTGGCCACCAGCTACCTGCAGCGCGGGCAGGCGCAGGTGGCACTGGACGAGGTACGCCAGGCCCTGGCTGCTGACCCTGCCTATGCCGACGCGTATCACCTGCGCGGGCTGGTCTTCATGGCAATGGGCGATCTGGCGCAGGCCGAGGACAGCCTCAAACGCGCCCTGGGCATGAAGCCGTCCGACCCCGACATCTTGCACAACCTGGGCTGGCTGCAGTGCCAGCGCCAGCAGTACGCGCAGGCCGACCAGCTCTTCGAGCGCGCGCTGGCCGTTCCTGCCTATGCGGGGCGCAGCAAGACGCTGATGTCGCAAGGCATGTGCTACCAGCGCGCCGGCCGCCCCGAGCAGGCCGAGCAGACGTTGCTGCGCGCCTATGAGATCGACGCCGGCAACCCGGTGGTGGGCTACCACCTGGCGTCGCTGATGCTCGCCCGCGGCGAGATGGCGCGCGCGCAGTTCTACATACGCCGCGTAAACAACGGCGAATTCGCCAACGCCGAATCGCTGTGGCTGGGCGTGAAAATCGAGCGCCAGCTGCGTGACCTGGCCGCCATGCGCCAGTTGAGCGAGCAGCTGCGCAAGCGCTTCCCTGATGCAAAGGAAACCCGCTCGCTGGACCGGGGAGCCTTCGATGAGTGA
- a CDS encoding helix-turn-helix domain-containing protein: protein MSEATAAAGEESGPAQPSLTAGRLLAQRREAAGMHVAALAMMLKVPVAKLQALEADHYEMFADAVYVRALASSACRALKTDPGEVLALLPGAAPVPLRVDKGINASFRDNVHRGSFASPAEPPRSRVLGVAVVLLLAAALAIALWPKGESPASVMALLGRQADAPQPASEAPPKQAVQPEGQPPEPETSQAAPFAVPAAASAPTAAPALVATPLPTQPSAGTPVPAQAAAASAATAGSTEGVLVIRATAPSWVQVRASNGATALQKLLGAGESVVVPGSPPWSVVIGKADSTSVLVRGTPLDLAAIARENVARFEVK from the coding sequence ATGAGTGAGGCCACTGCCGCTGCGGGCGAAGAATCTGGCCCTGCGCAGCCTTCGCTGACTGCCGGCCGGCTGCTGGCGCAGCGGCGCGAGGCCGCGGGCATGCACGTCGCAGCGCTGGCCATGATGCTCAAGGTGCCGGTAGCCAAGCTGCAGGCCCTGGAGGCCGATCACTACGAGATGTTTGCCGACGCGGTCTATGTACGGGCCCTGGCCTCCAGCGCCTGTCGCGCCCTCAAGACCGACCCGGGCGAAGTGCTGGCGCTGCTGCCCGGCGCCGCGCCTGTGCCGCTGCGCGTGGACAAAGGCATCAACGCCAGCTTTCGCGACAACGTACACCGTGGCAGCTTCGCGTCGCCGGCAGAGCCCCCGCGTTCGCGCGTGCTGGGCGTGGCCGTGGTGCTGCTGCTGGCAGCTGCGCTGGCCATCGCGCTGTGGCCCAAGGGCGAGAGCCCGGCCAGCGTCATGGCGCTGCTGGGCCGCCAGGCGGATGCGCCGCAACCTGCGTCCGAGGCGCCGCCCAAACAAGCTGTGCAGCCAGAGGGTCAGCCGCCCGAGCCTGAGACGAGTCAGGCTGCGCCCTTCGCAGTGCCGGCCGCAGCCAGTGCGCCGACGGCGGCGCCGGCGCTGGTGGCCACTCCCCTGCCCACACAGCCCTCGGCCGGCACGCCCGTGCCAGCGCAGGCCGCTGCCGCGAGCGCCGCCACCGCAGGCAGCACCGAAGGCGTGCTGGTCATCCGCGCCACTGCGCCATCGTGGGTGCAGGTACGCGCCAGCAACGGTGCGACGGCGCTGCAAAAGCTGCTGGGTGCGGGCGAGAGTGTCGTTGTCCCAGGCTCGCCGCCCTGGTCCGTGGTGATCGGCAAGGCCGATTCCACCTCAGTGCTGGTGCGCGGCACGCCCCTGGACCTGGCGGCCATTGCGCGCGAGAACGTTGCGCGTTTCGAGGTGAAATGA